A single genomic interval of Brevundimonas diminuta harbors:
- the nuoI gene encoding NADH-quinone oxidoreductase subunit NuoI: MFTRIVQATKGAMMLDVIGAIGLSLKYMARPKMTVNYPFERNPQSPRFRGEHALRRYANGEERCIACKLCEAICPAQAITIEAEPRADGSRRTTRYDIDMVKCIYCGLCQEACPVDAIVEGPNSEFAVETREELLYDKQRLLDNGDRWERQIAKNLELDAPYR, encoded by the coding sequence ATGTTCACCCGTATCGTCCAGGCGACCAAGGGCGCGATGATGCTGGACGTCATCGGCGCCATCGGTCTGTCGCTGAAATATATGGCCCGTCCCAAGATGACGGTGAACTATCCGTTCGAGCGCAATCCGCAGTCGCCGCGTTTCCGGGGCGAGCATGCCCTGCGCCGCTATGCCAATGGCGAGGAACGCTGCATCGCCTGCAAGCTGTGCGAGGCCATCTGCCCGGCCCAGGCCATCACCATCGAGGCCGAGCCGCGCGCGGACGGCAGCCGCCGCACGACCCGATACGACATCGACATGGTCAAATGCATCTACTGCGGCCTGTGCCAGGAGGCCTGCCCGGTGGACGCCATCGTGGAAGGCCCGAACTCGGAGTTCGCCGTCGAGACGCGCGAAGAGCTGCTCTACGACAAGCAACGCCTGCTCGATAACGGCGACCGCTGGGAACGGCAGATCGCCAAGAATCTGGAACTCGACGCGCCTTACCGCTAA
- a CDS encoding NADH-quinone oxidoreductase subunit J — MLQGIAFYLLAAVATVSGLLVVTARNPVHSVLWLILAFFSSAGLFVLLGAEFLAMLLVVVYVGAVAVLFLFVVMMLDVDFLKLREGYARYLPLGAIIAAVLLVEMIIVSVAVVQGGAAAGLPAPGAPDASVTNVEAIGRVLYTDYVYFFQAAGIVLLIAMIGAITLTLRHKPHIKRQNPGDQVNRDRRKSVEIKSAATGEGVSAEELL, encoded by the coding sequence ATGCTGCAAGGCATAGCCTTCTATCTGCTGGCGGCGGTCGCCACGGTTTCCGGCCTTCTGGTCGTGACCGCGCGCAACCCGGTGCACAGCGTGCTGTGGTTGATCCTGGCCTTCTTCTCGTCGGCGGGTCTGTTCGTCCTGCTGGGCGCCGAGTTCCTGGCGATGCTGCTGGTCGTCGTCTATGTGGGCGCGGTCGCGGTGCTGTTCCTGTTCGTCGTCATGATGCTGGACGTGGACTTCCTGAAGCTGCGCGAAGGCTACGCGCGCTATCTGCCGCTGGGCGCCATCATCGCCGCCGTGCTGCTGGTCGAGATGATCATCGTCTCGGTCGCCGTGGTTCAGGGCGGCGCCGCTGCGGGCCTGCCGGCGCCGGGCGCGCCGGACGCTAGCGTCACCAATGTCGAGGCCATCGGCCGCGTGCTCTACACAGACTATGTCTACTTCTTCCAAGCGGCCGGGATCGTGCTGCTGATCGCGATGATCGGCGCCATCACCCTGACCCTGCGCCACAAGCCGCACATCAAACGCCAGAACCCCGGCGACCAGGTGAACCGCGACCGTCGCAAGTCGGTCGAGATCAAGTCCGCCGCCACGGGCGAAGGCGTCAGCGCCGAGGAGCTTCTCTGA
- the nuoK gene encoding NADH-quinone oxidoreductase subunit NuoK: MIGLTHYLTVAAILFTIGVFGIFVNRKNVIIILMSIELILLAVNINFVAFSAYLNEISGQIMAMFVLTVAAAEAAVGLAILVTFFRNRGDIAVDDASVMKG, translated from the coding sequence ATGATCGGTCTGACCCACTATCTGACGGTCGCTGCAATCCTGTTCACCATCGGGGTGTTCGGCATCTTCGTGAACCGCAAGAACGTCATCATCATCCTGATGTCGATCGAGCTGATCCTGCTGGCCGTGAACATCAACTTCGTCGCCTTCTCGGCCTATCTGAACGAGATCAGCGGGCAGATCATGGCGATGTTCGTCCTGACCGTCGCCGCGGCCGAGGCCGCCGTCGGCCTGGCGATCCTGGTGACCTTCTTCCGTAACCGCGGCGACATCGCCGTGGACGACGCCTCCGTGATGAAGGGCTGA